A single Paenibacillus sp. FSL R5-0517 DNA region contains:
- a CDS encoding UbiD family decarboxylase: MNYRNMEDCINDLEQHGHLIRVKEEVDPHLEMAAIHMKVHEAKGPALLFENVKGSKFQAVSNLFGTVERSKFMFRGTLEGVQRVMAVRDDPMKALKTPFQHVRTGLAAWQALPKQKSISLPVSAQEIQISDLPLIKHWPMDGGAFVTLPQVYSEDPDKPGIMNSNLGMYRVQLNGNDFEMNKEIGLHYQIHRGIGIHQAKAVKKGEPLKVSIFIGGPPAHTLSAVMPLPEGLSEMTFAGLLAGRRFRYSYKDGYCISNDADFVITGDIYPGETKPEGPFGDHLGYYSLTHEFPLMRVHKVYAKPNAIWPFTVVGRPPQEDTAFGDLIHEITGDAIKQEIPGVKEVHAVDAAGVHPLLFAIGSERYTPYQAVKQPTELLTIANRILGTGQLSLAKYLFITAEDQQPLDTHKEVEFLTYILERIDLQRDIHFHTHTTIDTLDYSGTGLNSGSKVVFAAYGDKVRDLCTEVPESLKNIRGYENPQLIMPGIVAIQTSAFTSYADTAQEMQAFTSLLKEQGGLDSCPMIILCDDSSFLSANLSNFLWATFTRSNPSHDMYGVNSGYDHKHWGCDQVIIDARTKPHQAPPLIPDASVEKSIERLFVKGASLGSIKI; encoded by the coding sequence ATGAACTATCGCAATATGGAAGATTGTATTAACGATCTGGAGCAGCACGGTCATTTGATTCGGGTCAAAGAAGAGGTTGATCCTCATCTGGAAATGGCAGCCATCCATATGAAAGTGCACGAGGCTAAAGGCCCGGCATTGTTATTCGAAAATGTAAAAGGCTCGAAGTTCCAGGCCGTATCGAATCTCTTCGGCACGGTGGAGCGAAGCAAATTCATGTTCCGGGGGACGCTCGAAGGCGTACAACGGGTCATGGCTGTTCGTGACGATCCGATGAAGGCGCTTAAGACGCCATTTCAGCATGTCCGCACTGGTCTTGCCGCATGGCAGGCGCTGCCGAAACAGAAGTCTATTAGCCTACCCGTGTCGGCACAAGAGATTCAAATCTCGGATCTGCCGCTCATCAAGCATTGGCCCATGGACGGTGGGGCATTCGTGACACTGCCGCAAGTGTATTCCGAAGATCCAGATAAACCCGGCATCATGAATTCGAACTTGGGAATGTACCGGGTTCAACTGAATGGCAATGATTTTGAAATGAACAAAGAAATTGGATTACACTATCAGATTCATCGCGGAATTGGTATACATCAAGCCAAAGCGGTCAAAAAAGGAGAACCACTGAAAGTCAGCATTTTCATTGGGGGTCCCCCAGCACATACACTCTCAGCGGTTATGCCTCTGCCTGAAGGACTCAGTGAGATGACATTTGCCGGTTTGCTCGCCGGACGTCGCTTCCGGTACAGTTACAAGGACGGGTATTGCATCAGTAATGATGCTGATTTTGTCATCACGGGTGATATCTACCCAGGCGAGACGAAGCCGGAAGGACCGTTTGGGGATCACCTGGGTTATTACAGTCTGACACATGAATTCCCGTTAATGCGTGTGCACAAAGTCTATGCCAAACCTAATGCTATCTGGCCTTTTACGGTTGTGGGTCGTCCGCCTCAAGAGGATACGGCATTTGGTGATTTGATACATGAGATTACAGGGGATGCCATTAAACAGGAGATTCCGGGCGTCAAAGAAGTACATGCAGTCGATGCGGCAGGGGTCCATCCATTACTGTTCGCCATCGGCAGTGAACGGTATACGCCGTATCAGGCGGTGAAACAGCCAACAGAGCTGCTTACGATTGCCAACCGTATTTTGGGTACAGGTCAGCTCAGTCTGGCGAAGTACCTGTTTATAACTGCTGAGGATCAGCAGCCTCTGGATACCCATAAGGAAGTTGAATTCCTGACCTATATTTTGGAGCGTATCGACCTGCAACGGGATATTCATTTCCACACGCATACAACGATTGATACGCTGGATTACTCCGGTACAGGACTGAACAGCGGAAGCAAGGTTGTGTTTGCCGCATATGGGGACAAGGTTCGGGATCTGTGTACGGAAGTTCCGGAGTCTTTGAAAAACATACGCGGATATGAAAATCCACAGCTCATCATGCCGGGCATCGTCGCAATCCAGACATCAGCCTTCACAAGTTATGCGGATACAGCGCAGGAGATGCAAGCATTCACTTCTCTATTGAAAGAACAGGGAGGTCTGGACTCTTGCCCGATGATTATCCTCTGTGATGACAGTTCGTTCCTGAGTGCTAATCTCAGTAACTTCTTGTGGGCCACGTTTACCCGGAGTAACCCTTCACATGATATGTATGGAGTTAATAGCGGATATGACCACAAGCATTGGGGTTGTGATCAGGTGATTATTGATGCGCGGACCAAACCTCACCAGGCACCGCCACTGATTCCCGATGCTTCGGTTGAGAAGAGCATTGAACGTTTATTTGTTAAAGGGGCAAGTCTGGGTTCAATCAAAATCTAA
- a CDS encoding HD domain-containing phosphohydrolase encodes MRIHIMNLQDGDRLTADTFSDAGLHVLGKGTVIRGEDITLLMQHRVDYVDIESREEEITEAEFFAAAAKHASGLSTSTKEEPPEEEMKSQFIQTVHNYQNAFLEALTVGKFNATMVDDALQPMVEGLDEQKDVVHLLMMLERDDVNNYTHSIQVGLLSFYLANWLGYSQKESYQISRGGYLHDIGKCKVSHRIRNKTEPLTADEQLEMQRHTIYGHEIIKNSMTDEATALVALQHHEREDGSGYPMQLEKSEIHPYTQIVSVADIYIGMRSGSHGGSNPNLINNLRDIYGMGFGKLNEKPVQALMQHLLPNFIGKQVLLSNGEKGVIVMNNTSDIFKPLIKVESEEYRDLSKERTLAIDELLI; translated from the coding sequence TTGAGAATCCATATTATGAACCTGCAAGACGGAGACCGTCTGACTGCGGATACATTCAGCGATGCAGGATTACACGTTCTCGGGAAGGGAACAGTAATCAGAGGTGAGGATATTACCTTGCTTATGCAGCACCGTGTAGATTATGTAGATATTGAATCACGCGAAGAGGAAATCACTGAGGCAGAATTTTTTGCTGCAGCCGCCAAGCATGCTTCCGGGTTAAGTACAAGTACGAAGGAAGAGCCGCCAGAAGAAGAGATGAAGTCCCAATTTATTCAGACCGTACATAATTATCAAAATGCTTTTCTTGAAGCTCTGACTGTTGGCAAGTTCAACGCCACCATGGTGGATGATGCACTGCAACCGATGGTTGAAGGACTGGATGAGCAGAAAGATGTCGTTCATCTCCTGATGATGCTGGAGCGGGATGATGTCAATAACTATACACATTCAATTCAAGTCGGATTGTTGTCCTTCTACCTCGCGAACTGGCTTGGATATTCTCAAAAAGAGAGTTATCAGATTAGTCGCGGTGGTTATCTGCATGACATTGGAAAGTGCAAAGTCTCCCACCGGATTCGGAACAAAACAGAACCGTTGACAGCGGACGAGCAGCTTGAAATGCAGCGTCACACGATATATGGGCATGAAATCATCAAAAATTCCATGACGGATGAAGCGACAGCACTGGTTGCTCTACAACATCACGAGCGGGAAGATGGGTCGGGTTATCCGATGCAACTTGAGAAAAGTGAAATTCACCCCTATACCCAGATCGTATCTGTAGCTGATATCTATATCGGCATGAGATCCGGGAGTCACGGGGGAAGCAATCCAAACCTCATCAACAACCTAAGAGATATTTATGGAATGGGATTTGGTAAATTGAATGAAAAGCCAGTTCAGGCATTGATGCAGCATTTACTTCCTAATTTTATCGGAAAACAAGTCCTGCTCAGCAATGGAGAAAAAGGTGTTATTGTCATGAACAATACGTCTGATATTTTCAAACCGCTCATCAAAGTGGAGTCGGAAGAATATCGCGATCTTTCCAAAGAGCGTACGCTTGCCATTGATGAATTGCTTATTTAA